One part of the Haliotis asinina isolate JCU_RB_2024 chromosome 2, JCU_Hal_asi_v2, whole genome shotgun sequence genome encodes these proteins:
- the LOC137273213 gene encoding ankyrin repeat domain-containing protein 50-like — protein MATRSAQQDSQRLDMSKMTLDDEDMNLLFWAAAAGNTSKVQDCLSNGKHNIDRRVLKGRTAVMEASVRGKQTTFELLVTAGADLTLVDDDGDSCLILAIEGKNRAIIQKLLKKDKVNINSRGSENKTPVMVASLVGDFEIYDYLVSAGADISVCDSNGNTCLHLAAQSGCVKIVEHLLQKKFDINLRGQVGQTPLMMATFAAKKNVFDLLLAKGADMSLMDANNNGLLMMAVFSGDTSVLKTVLERGKLEINKAGEKGMTPAMMAALLGNKESFDLLLAAGADLTLKNEFGNDFLFWGASGGNMKIVKYLLSLKKFDVNRQQEHGLSPLHIAITKGHKEVFDILVAENGDVNSRNDQLYNSLMIASDTGHVNIVRKLISMNKINLNEREENGWTAVMIAAKCGHNEVFDVLVSSGADASLTDKDGNDCLMLACIYGQAVMVKHLLSMSMYNINRRGIYGWTPVMAAINEGHPEVFNILVEAGADMTLLDERGSNCLILACMGGNVTIVQQLLSMKVFDLEYKGLDDSAVTAAAREGQTDVVQLLIDEGVRIDL, from the coding sequence ATGGCAACTCGCTCAGCCCAACAGGACAGTCAGCGACTGGACATGTCCAAGATGACTCTAGACGATGAAGACATGAACCTTCTGTTCTGGGCTGCTGCTGCTGGCAATACATCCAAGGTTCAAGACTGTCTCTCCAATGGGAAGCATAATATTGACAGACGTGTGCTGAAAGGAAGAACCGCAGTGATGGAGGCATCTGTGCGAGGCAAGCAGACGACATTTGAGCTGTTGGTGACAGCTGGTGCAGACTTAACCTtggttgatgatgatggtgattcttGTTTAATTTTGGCTATTGAAGGTAAAAACAGAGCCATAATTCAAAAGTTATTGAAAAAAGATAAAGTGAACATCAACAGCAGAGGTTCTGAAAACAAAACTCCAGTGATGGTGGCGTCCCTGGTTGGTGACTTTGAGATATATGATTATTTAGTGTCTGCTGGAGCAGACATTTCGGTCTGTGACAGCAATGGTAACACCTGCCTACATTTGGCAGCCCAGAGTGGCTGTGTAAAAATAGTAGAGCATTTACTGCAGAAAAAATTTGACATCAATCTTCGGGGTCAAGTTGGGCAGACGCCACTGATGATGGCTACCTTTGCAGCAAAGAAGAATGTATTTGATTTGTTGCTTGCCAAGGGAGCAGACATGTCACTCATGGATGCCAACAACAATGGCCTACTCATGATGGCAGTGTTTTCTGGAGATACATCAGTGTTGAAAACAGTGCTGGAGAGAGGGAAGCTTGAGATAAACAAAGCTGGGGAGAAGGGGATGACTCCTGCCATGATGGCAGCATTGCTTGGTAACAAGGAATCATTTGATCTCTTGTTAGCTGCTGGAGCAGATCTAACACTAAAAAATGAATTTGGAAATGATTTCTTATTTTGGGGAGCCAGTGGAGGCAATATGAAAATTGTCAAATATTTGTTATCGCTGAAAAAGTTTGATGTAAACCGACAACAGGAACatggattatctcccttacatATAGCAATTACTAAAGGACACAAAGAAGtgtttgacattttggtggcagaAAATGGGGATGTTAACAGTCGTAACGACCAACTTTACAACAGTCTGATGATAGCTTCAGATACTGGACATGTTAATATTGTCAGAAAGCTGATATCAATGAACAAGATCAATCTGAACGAACGTGAAGAGAATGGATGGACGGCTGTAATGATTGCAGCTAAATGTGGCCACAATGAAGTCTTCGATGTCCTTGTGTCATCAGGAGCCGACGCTTCACTCACAGACAAGGATGGAAATGACTGTTTGATGTTGGCATGCATCTATGGCCAAGCCGTGATGGTGAAGCATCTGTTGTCCATGTCCATGTACAACATCAACCGCAGAGGAATCTACGGTTGGACTCCTGTCATGGCGGCTATCAACGAGGGTCATCCCGAAGTGTTCAACATCCTGGTGGAGGCTGGGGCAGACATGACCCTCCTGGATGAGAGAGGCAGCAACTGCCTCATCCTGGCCTGTATGGGAGGGAACGTTACCATAGTACAACAACTGCTGTCAATGAAGGTATTTGACTTGGAGTACAAAGGCCTTGATGACAGTGCAGTCACAGCTGCAGCACGGGAGGGGCAGACAGATGTTGTTCAGCTGCTCATCGATGAAGGTGTCAGGATAGACTTGTGA